The Alkalibacter rhizosphaerae genomic sequence CGTGATGGAGTATAGAACGCATGCTCCCCTCCTTTTTCTCTGAAGTATGAAAGAGGGCGATCTACTGCAAGATACAGGATAAAGCTGGATTCAGCAGGCTTGGAAGAAAAAATCATCTCGCTTTGAGCAGCTATCTTTTTAGTAACATTCTCGTCTAATCCTATTGTATTGAGTCCCTTATACAACGTTTTCAAGTCTGCCGCCCATATAAGATGATCATATTCATAGATATTCCCATCTGAATCGGTAACTTTCGATTTTGATGGAATAACTTCTTTTATAGTCGTATTAAGTTTGAATTTTCCGCCGCCTTCTAAAATCTTCTCATGTAAAAGTTTTGGCAAAACACCCGTTCCGCCTTTTGGATAAAAGTAATCAAGCCAAACGTGAAAATATCCCAGTGCAAAATAAGTGGGTGTTTTTCTAAAGAAAAACTGAGTCAGTATGTCTTTTAGGGACTCGTTGTCCGTTAGATCCCCGAGAAATTCTTCCATTGGCATATTAAACTGCTTGAATTTTCTTAAAGTATAAAGCAACTTGAATGTCCAAGGTAGTAATTTTGTAAGAACAAATTTCTTATCACTCATGTAATCCACAAAATAAGGATTATCGAATGCATACAACGTTTTTGTATATTCCGAAAGCTTTTGAATGCTCTTACCTATCTTCTCTATATCGTCAGCATCCTCAGGATATAAATTGATTAATGTCTGCTTGTAATCATTAAGTGAATCCATAGAATCAACTCGAAACATCTGGTCTTCTATTGCTAATGAAATTACATTTTCCATGGTTTCCCACTCAATGCCTAGATCTTTCAAAATAGGTTTCACCATTCCGGAATTCACAAAAGCTCTTGGTCCAGTATCAAAGGAAAACCCTTCCCGCGAAAATGTATGTACTAATCCTCCCGTTCTATCATTTTTTTCTAACAATAAAACATCATAATTTTCTTTACATAGATAGGCGCTAGCAGTCAAGCCTCCCATTCCAGCTCCAACGATTACAACTTTGCCTTTTTTGTTATTCACCTTAATCCTCCTAATTCGAGACTCAATAGCCACAATTTTTCTGCTTCTGCCCGGTCCAATGCAGGCGGTGCAGGTTCTTCTTCCGTTGTAAGATTAAAAAACCTACCGCTTATATTCTCGACCTTCTTGGAAACACCCAGAAAGTACAATGATTCGGAAGAATTGTCTATGGATCTTGCATTTAC encodes the following:
- a CDS encoding phytoene desaturase family protein, producing the protein MNNKKGKVVIVGAGMGGLTASAYLCKENYDVLLLEKNDRTGGLVHTFSREGFSFDTGPRAFVNSGMVKPILKDLGIEWETMENVISLAIEDQMFRVDSMDSLNDYKQTLINLYPEDADDIEKIGKSIQKLSEYTKTLYAFDNPYFVDYMSDKKFVLTKLLPWTFKLLYTLRKFKQFNMPMEEFLGDLTDNESLKDILTQFFFRKTPTYFALGYFHVWLDYFYPKGGTGVLPKLLHEKILEGGGKFKLNTTIKEVIPSKSKVTDSDGNIYEYDHLIWAADLKTLYKGLNTIGLDENVTKKIAAQSEMIFSSKPAESSFILYLAVDRPLSYFREKGGEHAFYTPSRKGLGKTNRETKEELIEDFEKKSKEEVFAWLNDFCNLNTFEVSIPALRDSTLAPDGKTGIMISCLFDYDVVDKINGAGWIDEFKNEMENQIIKIFSKSFYQDFEKDILFKFSTTPLTIRKTVGSTGGAIVGWSFETKSPVFNELKDMPKSAQTPIPNVFQAGQWAYAPAGVPIAMLTGWHATQEIIRNQGKNK